Proteins from one Elgaria multicarinata webbii isolate HBS135686 ecotype San Diego chromosome 3, rElgMul1.1.pri, whole genome shotgun sequence genomic window:
- the KBTBD8 gene encoding kelch repeat and BTB domain-containing protein 8 isoform X2, whose amino-acid sequence MDPFHACSILQQLKAMYDEGQLTDIVVEVDHGKTFSCHRNVLAAISPYFRSMFTSGLTESTQKEVRIVGVEAESMHLVLNYAYTSRVTLTEANVQALFTAASIFQIPSIQDQCAKYMISHLDPQNSIGVFIFADHYGHQELKVRSQDYIRKKFLSVTKEQEFLQLRKDQLVSILDSNDLNVDKEEHVYESIIRWFEHEPNKREAHLPEIFAKCIRMPLLDEAFVEKIPPMFAQAIAQNCVQKGQSSANGYTQRLGMTASEMIICFDAAHKHSGKKQTVPCLDSVTGRVFKLCKPPNDLREVGILVSPDNDIYIAGGYRPSSSEVCIDHRAESDFWMYDHSGNRWIPKAPLLRARIGCKLVHCCGKLYAIGGRVYEGDGRNSLKSVECYDGRENCWTAVCPMPVAMEFHNAVEYKENIYVLQGEFFLCYDPRKDYWGFLTPMTVPRIQGLAAVYNNSIYYIAGTCGNHQRMFTVEAYDIELNKWTRKRDFPCDQSINPYIKLVVLKNKLHLFVRATQVTVEEHVFRTSRKNSLYQYDEVTDQWQKVYETPDKLWDLGRHFECAVAKLYPQCLQKVI is encoded by the exons ATGGATCCCTTCCATGCTTGTAGCATTCTCCAGCAGCTCAAAGCTATGTATGATGAAGGACAGCTGACAGATATTGTGGTAGAAGTGGATCATGGGAAAACTTTTTCCTGTCATCGGAACGTTCTTGCTGCAATCAGTCCTTATTTCAG ATCAATGTTCACTAGTGGCCTTACTGAGAGTACCCAGAAAGAAGTTCGAATTGTTGGAGTTGAAGCAGAGTCCATGCATTTAGTACTGAACTATGCATATACTTCCAGAGTAACACTGACAGAGGCCAATGTCCAAGCTTTGTTTACTGCAGCTAGTATCTTCCAGATCCCTTCTATCCAGGACCAGTGTGCAAAATATATGATCAGTCATTTGGACCCCCAGAACTCAATTGGAGTGTTTATCTTTGCCGATCACTATGGGCATCAGGAATTGAAAGTCAGATCACAAGATTACATTCGAAAAAAGTTCCTGAGTGTCACCAAAGAGCAAGAGTTTCTCCAGCTGAGGAAAGATCAACTCGTAAGCATACTGGACAGCAATGACTTAAATGTAGACAAGGAAGAGCATGtctatgaaagcattataagaTGGTTTGAACATGAGCCCAACAAAAGAGAAGCCCACTTGCCAGAAATTTTTGCCAAATGCATCCGCATGCCCCTGTTGGATGAAGCATTCGTAGAGAAAATTCCTCCCATGTTTGCACAGGCTATAGCCCAAAACTGTGTACAGAAAGGACAAAGTAGTGCCAATGGCTATACCCAGCGGCTTGGAATGACTGCTTCAGAAATGATCATCTGCTTTGACGCTGCCCATAAACACTCAGGAAAGAAGCAAACAGTGCCTTGTTTAGATTCCGTCACAGGGAGGGTGTTCAAACTATGCAAACCACCCAATGATTTACGGGAAGTGGGGATTCTTGTCTCGCCTGACAATGACATTTATATTGCTGGAGGGTATAGACCAAGCAGCAGTGAGGTCTGCATAGACCACAGAGCAGAAAGTGACTTTTGGATGTATGATCACTCGGGCAATAGATGGATCCCTAAGGCTCCGCTGCTTCGGGCCAGGATAGGCTGCAAACTGGTTCATTGCTGTGGTAAACTGTATGCAATAGGTGGTCGGGTTTATGAAGGAGATGGGCGCAACTCGCTGAAATCTGTGGAGTGTTACGATGGCCGAGAGAActgctggacagccgtctgtccaATGCCTGTAGCAATGGAGTTCCATAATGCTGTGGAATATAAAGAGAATATCTATGTTTTGCAGG GAGAATTTTTCCTCTGCTATGATCCTCGAAAAGATTACTGGGGTTTCTTAACTCCCATGACTGTGCCTAGGATCCAGGGTTTAGCAGCTGTCTACAACAACTCCATCTACTACATTGCTGGAACCTGTGGAAACCATCAACGTATGTTTACCGTAGAGGCCTATGACATTGAGTTGAATAAGTGGACTCGAAAGAGAGACTTTCCATGTGACCAGTCCATTAATCCATATATTAAACTTGTTGTCCTGAAAAATAAACTTCATTTGTTTGTTCGAGCTACTCAAGTCACTGTTGAAGAGCACGTCTTCAGAACCAGCAGGAAGAATTCTCTTTATCAGTATGACGAAGTTACTGATCAGTGGCAGAAGGTGTATGAGACCCCAGATAAACTCTGGGATCTTGGACGTCATTTTGAATGTGCTGTTGCTAAATTGTATCCACAGTGTCTTCAGAAAGTTATTTga
- the KBTBD8 gene encoding kelch repeat and BTB domain-containing protein 8 isoform X1, giving the protein MAAMGEQSKFSQTLNGTPASSTVSGGMDPFHACSILQQLKAMYDEGQLTDIVVEVDHGKTFSCHRNVLAAISPYFRSMFTSGLTESTQKEVRIVGVEAESMHLVLNYAYTSRVTLTEANVQALFTAASIFQIPSIQDQCAKYMISHLDPQNSIGVFIFADHYGHQELKVRSQDYIRKKFLSVTKEQEFLQLRKDQLVSILDSNDLNVDKEEHVYESIIRWFEHEPNKREAHLPEIFAKCIRMPLLDEAFVEKIPPMFAQAIAQNCVQKGQSSANGYTQRLGMTASEMIICFDAAHKHSGKKQTVPCLDSVTGRVFKLCKPPNDLREVGILVSPDNDIYIAGGYRPSSSEVCIDHRAESDFWMYDHSGNRWIPKAPLLRARIGCKLVHCCGKLYAIGGRVYEGDGRNSLKSVECYDGRENCWTAVCPMPVAMEFHNAVEYKENIYVLQGEFFLCYDPRKDYWGFLTPMTVPRIQGLAAVYNNSIYYIAGTCGNHQRMFTVEAYDIELNKWTRKRDFPCDQSINPYIKLVVLKNKLHLFVRATQVTVEEHVFRTSRKNSLYQYDEVTDQWQKVYETPDKLWDLGRHFECAVAKLYPQCLQKVI; this is encoded by the exons atggctgccatgggag AACAGAGCAAGTTTTCACAGACATTGAATGGAACTCCTGCTTCAAGCACAGTCAGTGGTGGGATGGATCCCTTCCATGCTTGTAGCATTCTCCAGCAGCTCAAAGCTATGTATGATGAAGGACAGCTGACAGATATTGTGGTAGAAGTGGATCATGGGAAAACTTTTTCCTGTCATCGGAACGTTCTTGCTGCAATCAGTCCTTATTTCAG ATCAATGTTCACTAGTGGCCTTACTGAGAGTACCCAGAAAGAAGTTCGAATTGTTGGAGTTGAAGCAGAGTCCATGCATTTAGTACTGAACTATGCATATACTTCCAGAGTAACACTGACAGAGGCCAATGTCCAAGCTTTGTTTACTGCAGCTAGTATCTTCCAGATCCCTTCTATCCAGGACCAGTGTGCAAAATATATGATCAGTCATTTGGACCCCCAGAACTCAATTGGAGTGTTTATCTTTGCCGATCACTATGGGCATCAGGAATTGAAAGTCAGATCACAAGATTACATTCGAAAAAAGTTCCTGAGTGTCACCAAAGAGCAAGAGTTTCTCCAGCTGAGGAAAGATCAACTCGTAAGCATACTGGACAGCAATGACTTAAATGTAGACAAGGAAGAGCATGtctatgaaagcattataagaTGGTTTGAACATGAGCCCAACAAAAGAGAAGCCCACTTGCCAGAAATTTTTGCCAAATGCATCCGCATGCCCCTGTTGGATGAAGCATTCGTAGAGAAAATTCCTCCCATGTTTGCACAGGCTATAGCCCAAAACTGTGTACAGAAAGGACAAAGTAGTGCCAATGGCTATACCCAGCGGCTTGGAATGACTGCTTCAGAAATGATCATCTGCTTTGACGCTGCCCATAAACACTCAGGAAAGAAGCAAACAGTGCCTTGTTTAGATTCCGTCACAGGGAGGGTGTTCAAACTATGCAAACCACCCAATGATTTACGGGAAGTGGGGATTCTTGTCTCGCCTGACAATGACATTTATATTGCTGGAGGGTATAGACCAAGCAGCAGTGAGGTCTGCATAGACCACAGAGCAGAAAGTGACTTTTGGATGTATGATCACTCGGGCAATAGATGGATCCCTAAGGCTCCGCTGCTTCGGGCCAGGATAGGCTGCAAACTGGTTCATTGCTGTGGTAAACTGTATGCAATAGGTGGTCGGGTTTATGAAGGAGATGGGCGCAACTCGCTGAAATCTGTGGAGTGTTACGATGGCCGAGAGAActgctggacagccgtctgtccaATGCCTGTAGCAATGGAGTTCCATAATGCTGTGGAATATAAAGAGAATATCTATGTTTTGCAGG GAGAATTTTTCCTCTGCTATGATCCTCGAAAAGATTACTGGGGTTTCTTAACTCCCATGACTGTGCCTAGGATCCAGGGTTTAGCAGCTGTCTACAACAACTCCATCTACTACATTGCTGGAACCTGTGGAAACCATCAACGTATGTTTACCGTAGAGGCCTATGACATTGAGTTGAATAAGTGGACTCGAAAGAGAGACTTTCCATGTGACCAGTCCATTAATCCATATATTAAACTTGTTGTCCTGAAAAATAAACTTCATTTGTTTGTTCGAGCTACTCAAGTCACTGTTGAAGAGCACGTCTTCAGAACCAGCAGGAAGAATTCTCTTTATCAGTATGACGAAGTTACTGATCAGTGGCAGAAGGTGTATGAGACCCCAGATAAACTCTGGGATCTTGGACGTCATTTTGAATGTGCTGTTGCTAAATTGTATCCACAGTGTCTTCAGAAAGTTATTTga